From a single Kryptolebias marmoratus isolate JLee-2015 linkage group LG6, ASM164957v2, whole genome shotgun sequence genomic region:
- the LOC108238812 gene encoding uncharacterized protein LOC108238812, which translates to MAILRNVFRSSGGLQGWTVTFPPQWKQQDSVNCGIFMCSAVENEVQKHTVTAEPLTLSQCRTLRVHHASEIMKSIDPEDFPPTFIESIEMEKKENKLQETELKKTDSSIHCLAWKIRACLFQRATGKTFVFHDHIKTYKWVQCTSCKNWLHFQCAGLPEDWNESEFFCGCSLHSDIDNLVESVEAVDIITDADIKVLEQKLQTGDILSNRMYLWKHKGLDLAIRKHYSEQVTAFNDITTDVLIKRLENILLVPGSGLVDQRMITEVILPEAVIHWLQSTINLCHYQAEMVLLRTVKDNEGNHKVQQKQGTEKVKLFQQKIDT; encoded by the exons ATGGCTATCCTCAG aaatgtctTCAGGTCCTCTGGTGGCCTTCAAGGTTGGACTGTGACATTTCCTCCACAATGGAAGCAGCAAGACTCTGTCAACTGTGGTATTTTTATGTGTTCA GCTGTTGAAAATGAAGTACAGAAGCATACTGTCACTGCAGAGCCTTTGACCCTTAGTCAATGCAGGACTCTTCGTGTACATCATGCCAGTGAAATAATGAAAAGCATTGATCCTGAG GACTTTCCACCAACTTTTATAGAAAGtattgaaatggaaaaaaaggaaaataagctTCAGGAAACggagcttaaaaaaacagattccagCATCCATTGCCTGGCTTGGAAGATCAGGGCATGCTTGTTTCAGCGAGCAACGGGGAAAACCTT TGTTTTCCATGATCACATTAAGACATACAAGTGGGTGCAATGCACAAGCTGTAAGAACTGGCTTCACTTTCAGTGCGCTGGTTTGCCAGAGGACTGGAATGAAAGCGAATTCTTTTGTGGATGCAGTTTACACTCTGATAT TGACAATCTTGTGGAGTCTGTAGAAGCTGTGGATATAATCACAGATGCTGATATTAAG GTCCTGGAACAAAAACTGCAGACAGGTGACATTCTGTCAAACAGAATGTACCTGTGGAAGCACAAAGGATTGGATCTGGCAATTCGCAAGCACTACAGCGAACAAGTGACCGCTTTTAATGACATCACG ACCGATGTTCTAATAAAGCGACTGGAAAACATCCTCTTGGTTCCGGGCAGTGGACTTGTAGACCAACGCATGATCACAGAGGTGATTCTGCCAGAG gcTGTGATCCATTGGCTGCAAAGTACCATCAATCTGTGCCACTACCAAGCTGAGATGGTGCTTCTGAGGACCGTAAAAGACAATGAGGG aAATCATAAAGTACAACAAAAGCAAGGCACAGAAAAGGTGAAACTTTTTCAACAGAAAATTGATACATAA